The Paracholeplasma brassicae genome includes the window GCATCCACTGTGTGCCCTTACTTCCTTAACCTTACGACAGAATTTATCTACTTTTCAAAGATCTAATCTAAAACTTCTTTTTTTTACTGAAAAACTGTTAAGTCTTTCAAAACTGAATATGATGATTTCATTACGAATTGGTTTGTATCATCTCTTTATGAGATGCGATCTCGGCTTCTTAAGCCTTGTTTTCCTTAGAAAGGAGGTGATCCATCCCCACGTTCCCGTAGGGATACCTTGTTACGACTTAACCCCAATCATCGATCCTGCCTTAGACGGCTCCCTCTCTTGCGAGTTAGGCCACCGGCGTTGGGCATTACCAACTTTCGTGGTTTGACGGGCGGTGTGTACAAACCCCGAGAACGTATTCACCGCAACATGCTGATTTGCGATTACTAGCGATTCCGACTTCATGGAGTCGAGTTGCAGACTCCAATCCGAACTGAGACTATTTTTCTGAGTTTGGCTCCACATCACTGCTTCGCTTCTCTTTGTTTTAGCCATTGTATCACGTTTGTAGCCCAGGTCATAAGGGGCATGATGATTTGACGTCATCCCCACCTTCCTCCAGTTTATCACTGGCAGTCTCGCTAGAGTCCCCAACTTAATGATGGTAACTAGCAATAAGGGTTGCGCTCGTTGCGGGACTTAACCCAACATCTCACGACACGAGCTGACGACAACCATGCACCACCTGTATCTCTGTTAACCTCCACTATATCTCTATAGCTTTGCAGAGTATGTCAAGACCTGGTAAGGTTTTTCGGGTATCTTCGAATTAAACAACATGATCCACCGCTTGTGCGGGGTCCCGTCAATTCCTTTGAGTTTCATACTTGCGTACGTACTACTCAGGCGGAGTACTTAATATGTTAACTTCAGCACTGCGTTATCGCAACACTTAGTACTCATCGTTTACAGCGTGGACTACCAGGGTATCTAATCCTGTTTGCTCCCCACGCTTTCGTGCCTCAGCGTCAGTATAGACCCAGCAAGCCGCCTTCGCCACTGGTGTTCCTCCATATATTTACGCATTTTACCGCTACACATGGAATTCCACTTGCCTCTATCTCACTCAAGTCTACCAGTTTCTAAAGCATCACAGGGTTGAGCCCTGCACTTACACCTCAGACTTAATAGACCGCCTACGCACCCTTTACGCCCAATAATTCCGGATAACGCTTGCCCCCTATGTATTACCGCGGCTGCTGGCACATAGTTAGCCGGGGCTTATTCATTAAGTACCGTCACTCGTTAGTCATTTCCTACCAACGACATTCTTCCTTAATAAAAGAACTTTACATACCGAAATACGTCTTCATTCACGCGGCGTTGCTCGGTCAGGGTTTCCCCCATTGCCGAAAATTCCCTACTGCTGCCTCCCGTAGGAGTTTGGGCCGTGTCTCAGTCCCAATGTGGCCGTTCGACCTCTCAGTCCGGCTACGCATCATCGCCTTGGTGAGCCTCTACCTCACCAACTAGCTAATGCGCCGCAGGTCTTTCTCTAAGTGTGGCCCGAAAGCCCCTTAAACAATCAGAGATGCCTCCAATTGTCCTATCCAGTTTTAGCGACCGTTTCCAGCCGTTATCCTCGTCTTAGAGGTAAGTTACCTACGTGTTACTCACCCGTTCGCCACTCAACACCCGAAGGCATTGCGTTCGACTTGCATGTATTAGGCACGCCGCCAGCGTTCATCCTGAGCCAGGATCAAACTCTCCATAAAATATGTTTATGTTTTGTTTTTCTCTTTAGCTCTAATTTCTTTTTTTATCCATTAGAATTGTTTTTTTTTAATTCGTAATTTCCTCATCATCATTCAGTTTTCAAAGACCTATCTTGCGACCTCTTTAAGGCGCTCATTTATTCTAACATTTCCAACTTCGCTTGTCAACCTTTTTGTTTTCAAGTTTTGTTTTTTGTTTTTCTTTCGTGAGCTTCTCGTTGTCGCCGTGTTCTATTCTATATCAATCCATTTTCTTTGTCAACACTTTTTATCATCTTTTTTTACCCTTTTTTTGGCTTATCGACAACCTTAACGGGCGTTTCATCATGCTATTTTTTTATCCTACTCTCCCCTTTATATATAATACGCGCGCGTACATCCCCTCTTTTATCAAAAAAACACCTTCCGGTTGCCCTTTTTGGTGTTTTTTACGCTATTTGATTGTTTCTAACTTCTTCTCTTTGTTTCCCGCTTCCTTATTTATTTGTCTCATCAACACAAACAAATAATCGCTCAGTCGGTTCACATACTGAATCATTTCTTTGTTTGCTTCTAAAAAAGATTTAGGAATCGCTAGATAAAAAAACTCATGAAATGCAATTGTTTTGTAATTGCATAACAAAGATTTGTAGAGAAAGTGATTGTGTGGTTACATGTGCCTACCAGATTACGCTGGATTAGGTGGCGTTGTTAGACAAACTTTATGCTATGAAAATGTTTTCAATATTCATGGCGTATCAAGAAGAACGGTCTGCAGACTATTTTGATAACCATTTACCTAGTTTTCAGGTTGAAAAATGATGCAACCCTATATAGATACTCTTTTACTTTATTGATACTAATCACCTGATTGGACAACACAACACAGTTTAATTCATCTACTTGATGAAAGTATCTTTTCATACTAAATTAATTCACATGAAAGTTACAAACCTGGAATGACTGTTAAAAACGGTTAATTGCTTTAATTACTTTTTGGAAAACGGAATCAAGAATAGCTTCTTATTACTTAAACGGTAAACTTCTTGCCGAAAACGTAAGATACAACTACTTACTACCTAAGTGAAGTCGAAATGCCATGAGTCTATTAAATAGATAAGAATAAAACTTACTCTTTTTCGTATTTGAGGGGATATCTATGAAAACGTCAATTTCATATACGTAGTCAACCAATAAAAGTTGATCATGCAAATAGACAAGTTGATAAGAAATGGTTCGAATAGAGTAATTAAGTATCACAAGAGACATCCATGATGTTGATTGCTTGTTCTACTGTTTTAAAATGGATCGGGCTACTTATTACAGAGACATATTATTTTTCAATTTGTCAAACTTTCCATTAAACAGTATGTACCCATAAATAAAAAAAATCCACAATTGTGGACTTGATTTAAATAGTGGCGCCCAAACTAGGACTCGAACCTAGGACCCCCTGATTAACAGTCAGGTGCTCTAACCTACTGAGCTATTTAGGCGTTTAAGATTTGCCCGGCAACGTCCTATCTTTGCACCTACAGGTACTATTTTCGGCGCTGAAGTGCTTAACTACTGTGTTCGGTATGGGAACAGGTGTGTCCACTTCGCTATCGTCACCAGACGTGTCGTAATAATATTATATCATACTTTGATAAACTGTAAAGGAGATTTTTAAAAAAACAGTGAAATGTCTTTAACTGGGTTTATAACTATCTACTAAGTCTATTTTTTTATAAAAAAAACGGCCTAAAAGCCGATTGAAGTAATCAGTGGCGCCCAAACTAGGACTCGAACCTAGGACCCCCTGATTAACAGTCAGGTGCTCTAACCAACTGAGCTATTTAGGCGTTTAAGATTAGCCCGGCAACGTCCTATCTTTGCACCTACAGGTACTATTTTCGGCGCTGAAGTGCTTAACTACTGTGTTCGGTATGGGAACAGGTGTGTCCACTTCGCTATCGTCACCAGACGTCTCTCAAAACTAGATAAATTCTGTATTATTGTAAGGTTAAGTCCTCGATCTATTAGTACTAGTCAGCTTCATGCGTCACCGCACTTCCACACCTAGCCTATCAACCTCATCGTATCTAAGGGATCTTACTTATTGCTAATGGGAAATCTCATCTTAAGGGGGGCTTCACGCTTAGATGCTTTCAGCGTTTATCCCGTCCGTACGTAGCTACCCAGCTGTGGCCTTGGCAGGCCAACTGGTGCACCAGCGGTACGTCCATCCCGGTCCTCTCGTACTAAGGACAGCTCCCTTCAAATTTCCAACGCCCACGACGGATAGAGACCGAACTGTCTTACGACGTTCTGAACCCAGCTCGCGTGCCGCTTTAATGGGCGAACAGCCCAACCCTTGGAACCTTCTTCAGCTCCAGGATGCGACGAGCCGACATCGAGGTGCCAAACCGCTTCGTCGCTGTGAACGCTTGGAAGCGATAAGCCTGTTATCCCCAGGGTAGCTTTTATCCGTTGAGTCACGGCCCTTCCATGCGGTACCGTAAGATCACTAAACCCGACTTTCGTCCCTGCTCGACTTGTTGGTCTCGCAGTCAAGCACCCTTCTGCTTTTGCGCTCTACGAATGATTTCCAACCATTCTGAGGGTACCTTAGGGCGCCTCCGTTACTCTTTGGGAGGCGACCGCCCCAGTCAAACTGCCCACCAGACACTGTCCTTTGGATTACACATCCACAAGTTAGACACTCAATGCACCAAGGGTGGTATCCCAACGTTGACTCCACCAAGACTAACGTCCTAGCTTCTTAGTCTCCCACCTATCCTGTACATAGTACACCGAATGTCAATATCAAGCTACAGTAAAGCTCCATGGGGTCTTTTCGTCCTGTCGCGGGTAGCCGGCGTTTTCACCGGCAGCTTGATTTCACCGAGTCCCTTGTTGAGACAGTGCCCAAATCGTTACACCTTTCGTGCGGGTCAGAACTTACCTGACAAGGAATTTCGCTACCTTAGGACCGTTATAGTTACGGCCGCCGTTTACTGGGACTTCAATTCAATGCTTCATTGCTTGACATCTCCTCTTAATCTTCCAGCACCGGGCAGGTGTCAGCCCCTATACTTCACCTTACGGTTTTGCAGAGACCTGTGTTTTTGATAAACAGTCGCTTGGGCCTATTCTCTGCGACTTTCTTTTTTCATTAAAAGTCCTCCTTATCCCGAAGTTACGGAGTCATTTTGCCGAGTTCCTTAACAAGGGTTTTCTCGCGCGTCTTAGTATTCTCTACCTACCCACCTGTGTCGGTTTACGGTACGGGTAGTCTATAGATTAACCCTAGAAGCTTTTCTTGAAAGTTTGACGTCATCATCCTTTACCTACCGAACCTCAGTCTTAATTAAAGTGTGCGGATTTGCCTACACACCAACCTTAGTTCCTTGTCCCCAATCCATTCAGGGGCGGACGTTAGCCTCCTTTGTCACTCCATCAGTCTATAAACTAGTGCAGGAATCTCTACCTGCTATCCATCGGCTACGCTTCTCAGCCTCACCTTAGGCCCCGACTTACCCAGGGCGGACGAACCTTCCCCTGGAAACCTTGGGTTTTCGACGGACAGGATTCTCACCTGTCTTTTCGTTACTTACACCGGCATTCTCACTTCTAACCAGTCCAGTAGTCCTTACGATCTACCTTCATCCCTGTTAGAACGCTCCCCTACCACTTGGATATCAATCCAAATTCGCAGCTTCGGTATCATGCTTAGCCCCGGTACATTTTCGGCGCAGAGTCACTCGACTAGTGAGCTATTACGCACTCTTTAAAGGATGGCTGCTTCTAAGCCAACCTCCTAGTTGTTTGTGCATCTCCACTTCCTTTGCCACTTAGCATGAATTTTGGGACCTTATCTGGCGATCTGGGCTCTTTCCCTCTTGACCATGAACCTTATCACCCACAGTCTGACTGCTAGCCACATTTTATGACATTCGGAGTTTGATTGGGCTCAGTACCCCGAGGTGGGGCCATCACACATTCAGTGCTCTACCTTCATAAAACTATTTGCTAACGCTAGCCCTAAAGCTATTTCGGGGAGAACCAGCTATCTCCGAGTTCGATTGGAATTTCACCCCTAGCCACAAGTCATCGAAACACTTTTTAACGTGTCCTCGTTCGGTCCTCCATTTACTCTTACATAAACTTCAACCTGCTCATGGCTAGCTCACCCGGTTTCGGGTCTACGACATACAACTTATTCGCCCTATTCAGACTCGCTTTCGCTTCGGCTCCACCCCTCTAGGCTTAACCTTGCTCTATATCGTAACTCGCCGGTTCATTCTACAAAAGGCATGCTATCACACATTAACGTGCTCTAACTAATTGTAAGCACACAGTTTCAGGATCTTTTTCACTCCCCTTCCGGGGTTCTTTTCACCTTTCCCTCACGGTACTGGTTCACTATCGGTCACTAAGTCGTATTTAGCCTTCGGAGATGGTCCTCCGTTCTTCAAACGGGATTTCTCGTGTCCCGCCCTACTTTTCGTTATTCCCAGATCCATTAATTTCGACTACAGGACTTTCACCTTCTATGGTCAAGCTTCCCAACTTGCTCGTCTATTAATTGATTTTGTAACTGTTAGAATAATCAGGCTCCTCCTCGTTCGCTCGTCGCTACTAGAAGAATCGTTGTTACTTTCTTTTCCTGCAGGTACTTAGATATTTCAGTTCCCTGCGTATCCCCCTCTATTGCTAGAGTGACATGTCTTCTACATGCCGGGTTCCCCCATTCGGATTCCTACGGATCGTCGCGTACTTACCGCTCCCCGTAGCATTTCGCTGTTAGTTGCGTCCTTCATCGGCGCTTAGTGCCAAGGCATCCACTGTGTGCCCTTACTTCCTTAACCTTACGACAGAATTTATCTACTTTTCAAAGATCTAATCTAAAACTTCTTTTTTTTTACTGAAAAACTCTTAAGTCTTTCAAAACTGAATATGATGATTTCATTACGAATTGGTTTGTATCATCTCTTTACGAGATGCGATCTCGGCTTCTTAAGCCTTGTTTTCCTTAGAAAGGAGGTGATCCATCCCCACGTTCCCGTAGGGATACCTTGTTACGACTTAACCCCAATCATCGATCCTGCCTTAGACGGCTCCCTCTCTTGCGAGTTAGGCCACCGGCGTTGGGCATTACCAACTTTCGTGGTTTGACGGGCGGTGTGTACAAACCCCGAGAACGTATTCACCGCAACATGCTGATTTGCGATTACTAGCGATTCCGACTTCATGGAGTCGAGTTGCAGACTCCAATCCGAACTGAGACTATTTTTCTGAGTTTGGCTCCACATCACTGCTTCGCTTCTCTTTGTTTTAGCCATTGTATCACGTTTGTAGCCCAGGTCATAAGGGGCATGATGATTTGACGTCATCCCCACCTTCCTCCAGTTTATCACTGGCAGTCTCGCTAGAGTCCCCAACTTAATGATGGTAACTAGCAATAAGGGTTGCGCTCGTTGCGGGACTTAACCCAACATCTCACGACACGAGCTGACGACAACCATGCACCACCTGTATCTCTGTTAACCTCCACTATATCTCTATAGCTTTGCAGAGTATGTCAAGACCTGGTAAGGTTTTTCGGGTATCTTCGAATTAAACAACATGATCCACCGCTTGTGCGGGGTCCCGTCAATTCCTTTGAGTTTCATACTTGCGTACGTACTACTCAGGCGGAGTACTTAATATGTTAACTTCAGCACTGCGTTATCGCAACACTTAGTACTCATCGTTTACAGCGTGGACTACCAGGGTATCTAATCCTGTTTGCTCCCCACGCTTTCGTGCCTCAGCGTCAGTATAGACCCAGCAAGCCGCCTTCGCCACTGGTGTTCCTCCATATATTTACGCATTTTACCGCTACACATGGAATTCCACTTGCCTCTATCTCACTCAAGTCTACCAGTTTCTAAAGCATCACAGGGTTGAGCCCTGCACTTACACCTCAGACTTAATAGACCGCCTACGCACCCTTTACGCCCAATAATTCCGGATAACGCTTGCCCCCTATGTATTACCGCGGCTGCTGGCACATAGTTAGCCGGGGCTTATTCATTAAGTACCGTCACTCGTTAGTCATTTCCTACCAACGACATTCTTCCTTAATAAAAGAACTTTACATACCGAAATACGTCTTCATTCACGCGGCGTTGCTCGGTCAGGGTTTCCCCCATTGCCGAAAATTCCCTACTGCTGCCTCCCGTAGGAGTTTGGGCCGTGTCTCAGTCCCAATGTGGCCGTTCGACCTCTCAGTCCGGCTACGCATCATCGCCTTGGTGAGCCTCTACCTCACCAACTAGCTAATGCGCCGCAGGTCTTTCTCTAAGTGTGGCCCGAAAGCCCCTTTAAACAATCAGAGATGCCTCCAATTGTCCTATCCAGTTTTAGCGACCGTTTCCAGCCGTTATCCTCGTCTTAGAGGTAAGTTACCTACGTGTTACTCACCCGTTCGCCACTCAACACCCGAAGGCATTGCGTTCGACTTGCATGTATTAGGCACGCCGCCAGCGTTCATCCTGAGCCAGGATCAAACTCTCCATAAAATATGTTTATGTTTTGTTTTTCTCTTTAGCTCTAATTTCTTTTTTTATCCATTAGAATTGTTTTTTTTAATTCGTAATTTCCTCATCATCATTCAGTTTTCAAAGACCTATCTTGCGACCTCTTTAAGGCGCTCATTTATTCTAACATTTCCAACTTCGCTTGTCAACCTTTTTGTTTTCAAGTTTTGTTTTTTGTTTTTCTTTCGTGAGCTTCTCGTTGTCGCCGTGTTCTATTCTATATCAATCCATTTTCTTTGTCAACACTTTTTATCATCTTTTTTTACCCTTTTTTTGGCTTATCGACAACCTCAACCGGCGTTTCATCATGCTATTTTTTTATCCTACTCTCCCCTTTATATATAATACGCGCGCGTACGCCTGTTATAATCAAAAAAAACACCAGTTGTTATCGCTTTTCTGGTGTTTTTTACGCTATTTGATTGTTTCTAACTTCTTCTCTTTGTTTCCCGCTTCCTTATTTATTTGTCTCATCAACACAAACAAATAATCGCTCAGTCGGTTCACATACTGAATCATTTCTTTGTTTGCTTCTACTTTAACAAGTAGTCGCTCAATACTTCTAATTTGGCTTCGTAGGCTTGATATGTGTATTGCAGCTAGTGTGCCGTCGTATGTAATAAAATTTTTCAGTGGTACCAATGACGCTTCTATTTGATCTATCTTCATCTCAAGTGAAGCAACGCTCTGATCACTTATCGATAAATTCAATCGGTGATTGACATCAACTAATGCCGAGGAAATCGTAAACAAGTGATTATTGATTGAAGAAAGTTCATCAAGAACCTCTTGATGATTTATCTCATGCTTACAATAAGCAATACGTACACACGCCTCATCGATTTGTCCAACAAGTTCAATAATCACATCGGATTTTAAAGTTCTTTTGCCGATTAAATCGGTCTCGCCTAAATCACCACGTTTGGTGTATATTTTCAAGCAAATATCCTCCCTATGTCAAAGAATGTAATATAGACAAATAACACCAATAACAAAATAAACATTACGTTATTGACTGTATTTTCGACTTTTTTATTAATTGGTCTTCGAATCACTGCCTCAATACCTAAAAAGACTAATCGGCCACCATCAAGCGCCGGAATTGGTAGTAAGTTCATAATACCGATATTGACACTTAAGAACCCAATAAACCAAAGAAGCACAATTAAACCTTCTCTCGCATAGGATCCAACAATGTTAAATATACCAACTGGGCCAGACATGTCATTTAATCCAATTTGATCAGAACCACCAAATAATAACCCTAAAACTTTAACCACTTGCATCGCAGAACGTCCAATTTGTCTAAAGCCTTCAGTAAAGGTGTAGCCTAAATTAAAACCTGTGTCTGGTGAAATGCCTAAAACGGATTGATACACCGGAATATCTTGTGAGTCTAGAACACCTGGTTCCCATATTTCATAAGTCACTTCGAGAGACGTTTCGTCCCTAAAGACGGTGAATGTGACCTTGCCACCTTCAAACTGATTAGCGAAGTCAATCAAGTCACTAAAGCTTAGAATAACATGTGACACACCCGTTTTTACTACTTTAGCAGAAATAATGACGTCACCTAACATCATTAATGGTTTGTCATCTGTTCCGACTGCTTTACCATAAACCGATGCCACACGTGCACCAACAGGCGCGTATTCAATTTCATTACCATCAAAATTTGATAAGCCCATGCTGTTGATATCGACTCTAGGTGTGACGTTTATAACAAGCTCATTGCCATCTCTTAATACTTTAACTGGTACGTCTTTACTTCCTGCATAGTGCATTAAAGCCCCACCAATTTGACTCCAACTTGCAATTTCAAACGATCCGATGGATTTAATTACATCGTTTTCCTGTATGCCGTAAATTTGAGCCGGGTTGTTCTCAACGATTTCATTAATCATCGGTCTTTCTAATGGTTTACCTTGAAATGCGGCAACCACGAAGAATAGGAAAAATGCTAAAATAAAGTTCATTGCTGGTCCAGCAAAAATC containing:
- a CDS encoding cob(I)yrinic acid a,c-diamide adenosyltransferase, encoding MKIYTKRGDLGETDLIGKRTLKSDVIIELVGQIDEACVRIAYCKHEINHQEVLDELSSINNHLFTISSALVDVNHRLNLSISDQSVASLEMKIDQIEASLVPLKNFITYDGTLAAIHISSLRSQIRSIERLLVKVEANKEMIQYVNRLSDYLFVLMRQINKEAGNKEKKLETIK
- the rseP gene encoding RIP metalloprotease RseP — protein: MDMIINILAFVFSLGIIIALHELGHFIFAKRANILCHEYAIGMGPVVYQKKKGETQYSLRAIPIGGFVSMAGEQIEQALIKKEQHVGLNFIDGKVSEIILNPTHVKHEQSLFITAYDLYDQADDGLFISGVSNQIEHRFEVLSDASYVFTEKKKMQIAPYNRSFESKTLWQRFLTIFAGPAMNFILAFFLFFVVAAFQGKPLERPMINEIVENNPAQIYGIQENDVIKSIGSFEIASWSQIGGALMHYAGSKDVPVKVLRDGNELVINVTPRVDINSMGLSNFDGNEIEYAPVGARVASVYGKAVGTDDKPLMMLGDVIISAKVVKTGVSHVILSFSDLIDFANQFEGGKVTFTVFRDETSLEVTYEIWEPGVLDSQDIPVYQSVLGISPDTGFNLGYTFTEGFRQIGRSAMQVVKVLGLLFGGSDQIGLNDMSGPVGIFNIVGSYAREGLIVLLWFIGFLSVNIGIMNLLPIPALDGGRLVFLGIEAVIRRPINKKVENTVNNVMFILLLVLFVYITFFDIGRIFA